CTTTGTCGTAGCCGTGGCTTCGGTCTACGCTCTCACCCAGACGCCGAAGTTCAACGCCACGAGCAAGGTTTTCGTGTCCACACAGTCCGGTGGCACCACTTCCGAACTCGTCCAGGGCAGTAGCTTCACCGTTCAGCGAGTGAAGACTTATTCTGACCTGGTCAGGACCCCTATAGTCCTACTCCCCGTCATCAGTAATCTGCAACTCGGCGTCACGAGTGATGCTCTTGCCAGCCGAGTCACGGCATCGGCACCGCTGGATACAACCATCATTGACATCACGGTCTCCGATACCGACCCGGTCCGTGCCGCAGCCACGGCTAATTCCATTTCGGCAAGCCTCACCGCCGTCGTTGAAGATATCGAGACTCCCGCTCAGCCCAACGCTGTGTCACCGGTGAAGCTCACCCGCGCGCAGGAGGCAACAGTTCCATCCACACCGGTCAGTCCCAATGTGCCGCTCACGATTATTCTGGGTGCTGCCTTGGGCCTCGCCCTCGGGGTGGCCGCCGCTGTTTTTCGCGAGACTCTGGAGACCCGTATTCGCAACGAGCGGGACGTTCAGCAGATCACGGCCGTACCCATACTCGGTGGCATAGTTTTTGATCCCAAGGCCTCGGAGCGCCCGCTCATCGTTCACGTTGACCCCCGAAGCCCACGTGCAGAGTCGTTCCGAACGTTGCGCACCAATTTGCAGTTCCTGGATGTGGGTCGTTCCGACCGGTCCTTTGTTGTGACGTCATCGGTGCAGAGTGAGGGTAAAAGTACCACCGGTGCTAACCTTGCCATCGCTCTGGCCGATGCTGGCGCCCGAGTGCTCCTCGTTGACGCTGACCTTCGACGTCCCAAGATAGCGGACTACATGGGGATCGAGGGTGTGGTTGGCCTCACCGACGTTCTTATCGGCCGCGCAGCGCTCCGCGATGTATTGCAGCCGTGGGGCACTGGCCACTTATTCGTTCTGCCGGCTGGGCATGTGCCACCCAACCCGAGTGAACTCCTCGGATCCACCAGAATGGGGCTGCTCATCGCCGAACTGAACAGCATGTTCGATGTTGTTCTTTTTGACACCCCGCCGTTGCTCCCGGTAACGGATGCCGCGATTCTCGCCAAAAATGTGGGTGGGGTCATCTTGGTTGTTGCCGCTGGACGAACCCACAAGAACCAGCTTGTCGGTGCCATCTCCGCCCTGGACAATGTGGGAGCGTCCATTTCTGGACTTGTTCTGACGATGCTGCCTGCCAAGGGCCCCGATGCCTACGGCTACGGCAGCTATGGCTATGGCTATGGCTATGGCTATGGCGCGGGCTACGGCGCTGAACCCGGAGATGTGAACCCGGCGGGGGCGGAAACCACCGCCGGGCCGTCCTCGCCCGACTCCGCCCGCACCTCCGTCACGCGCCGCACCAAGCTCCGCGAGTAATCTCAGTGGCTGGATCCGAGGCTCGTTGGGAGAACGTTCACGCTGCAGCGGTAGCCTGAGGGCGCCGTCTTGACACGGTTGCCCTGGACAGGAATGAGATCAGCATGAAAGCCGCTCGCTACTACGCCAAAAAAGACATTCGCATCGAAGAGGTGCCCGAACCCGAACTGCGCCCCGGAACCGTGGCGATCGATGTCGCCTGGTGCGGAATTTGCGGTACCGACCTGCATGAATACCTGGACGGGCCCATTTTTGTTCCGGCGCCGGGGCATCCGCACCCCATTTCGGGTGAAGAAGCACCGGTCATCATGGGGCATGAGTTCTCGGGCACCATCACCGC
This sequence is a window from Cryobacterium sp. CG_9.6. Protein-coding genes within it:
- a CDS encoding polysaccharide biosynthesis tyrosine autokinase, with protein sequence MELRDYLRILHKSWVLILLIALFVVAVASVYALTQTPKFNATSKVFVSTQSGGTTSELVQGSSFTVQRVKTYSDLVRTPIVLLPVISNLQLGVTSDALASRVTASAPLDTTIIDITVSDTDPVRAAATANSISASLTAVVEDIETPAQPNAVSPVKLTRAQEATVPSTPVSPNVPLTIILGAALGLALGVAAAVFRETLETRIRNERDVQQITAVPILGGIVFDPKASERPLIVHVDPRSPRAESFRTLRTNLQFLDVGRSDRSFVVTSSVQSEGKSTTGANLAIALADAGARVLLVDADLRRPKIADYMGIEGVVGLTDVLIGRAALRDVLQPWGTGHLFVLPAGHVPPNPSELLGSTRMGLLIAELNSMFDVVLFDTPPLLPVTDAAILAKNVGGVILVVAAGRTHKNQLVGAISALDNVGASISGLVLTMLPAKGPDAYGYGSYGYGYGYGYGAGYGAEPGDVNPAGAETTAGPSSPDSARTSVTRRTKLRE